CTCCAGAGGCTGTGGCATATTGGCTATGTCCATGGCGGATTCCGGCGTACCGAGGCGGAGGTTCGGACGTCGATGACAAAAGGGGGGGTCAAATGTCTACGGAAAGCGTCAGAGCACTGTTTGAGCGGGTCAACTCTGATGGAGGGTTTGGGCGTCGGCTGGAGGAAGCGCAGACGCCGGAGGACAAATACCAGCTCATCACCCAGGCTGGATTCGACATCAATCGACAGGACTTGGAGGTCATCAAGTCCCTCACTGGTCTCGAAGAGCTATCGGACGACTACCTGGCG
This window of the Acidimicrobiales bacterium genome carries:
- a CDS encoding Nif11-like leader peptide family natural product precursor, with the protein product MSTESVRALFERVNSDGGFGRRLEEAQTPEDKYQLITQAGFDINRQDLEVIKSLTGLEELSDDYLAQVVGGAAGAQAGRPLPEPDGGRDQMNWS